A genomic region of Scomber japonicus isolate fScoJap1 chromosome 5, fScoJap1.pri, whole genome shotgun sequence contains the following coding sequences:
- the LOC128359469 gene encoding charged multivesicular body protein 4b-like has protein sequence MSLFAKMFCGGEKVRKKKCEEDESEKLQDAEELLLKKKDFLKRKIDQELLCAKKNSRKNRRVALQALRKKKRYEKNVKHIDCAVKAMRSAHEYMDILSKVNDLIKDITEEHEGAREVSDTLYTSASFGVEFDENELQAELERLVRNLDESIFDNDKMEERLPSPRVPSTASPSQPAMSEEEEIEDALDHLRRWANEPL, from the exons ATGTCTCTATTTGCGAAGATGTTCTGTGGGGGAGAAAAGGTCAGAAAGAAAAAGTGTGAAGAAGACGAATCAGAGAAACTTCAGGACGCAGAGGAGTTGCTGCTGAAGAAGAAAGACTTTCTGAAGAGAAAGATTGACCAGGAGCTGCTGTGCGccaagaaaaacagcagaaaaaacagaCGAG TGGCTTTGCAGGCactgagaaaaaagaagaggtaCGAGAAAAATGTCAAGCACATCGACTGTGCTGTGAAGGCTATGAGGTCGGCTCATGAATACAT GGACATTCTCAGCAAGGTGAACGACCTGATTAAAGACATCACAGAGGAGCATGAAGGGGCCCGAGAAGTGTCAGACACCCTCTACACATCTGCCAGCTTTGGAGTGGAGTTTGATGAG AACGAGCTGCAGGCCGAGCTGGAGAGGCTGGTGAGGAATCTGGATGAGAGCATCTTTGACAATGACAAAATGGAGGAGCGGCTCCCTTCTCCTAGAGTGCCATCCACGGCATCACCTTCCCAGCCTG CCATgtcggaggaagaggagattgAGGATGCTTTAGATCATCTGCGGCGCTGGGCTAATGAACCCCTGTAA